A part of Chitinivorax tropicus genomic DNA contains:
- a CDS encoding potassium transporter Kup, with translation MTQGGVFMQVGVQKGSQAGLIIGAIGVVYGDIGTSPLYTMKECFTGPHALSPTPGNILGVLSLIFWALLIIVSLKYVVFIMRADNQGEGGSMALMALAQRCLRDDQGRARWLLMLAGIFGTSLFFGDGMITPAISVLSAVEGLGVISPTLHGYIIPITLVVLVILFTVQRHGTASVGKAFGPIMVIWFISLGGMGLVSIIQAPDVLTALNPFFAIHFFTSHPWHSFVTLGAVVLALTGAEALYADMGHFGKSAIRRAWFCFVLPALLLNYFGQGALLIHTPEAVQNPFYLLAPKWAQIPLVALATAATVIASQAVISGAFSLTRQAVQLGYLPRLEILHTSEREIGQIYIPAVNWLLFGIVICLVLGFKSSSNLAAAYGMTACGMMVITTCMAFIVARRVWGWSKPALFLAFSGLLIVDLTFFASNALKFFQGGWFPFTMGMLLFILLTTWKRGRQILAERLSADALPLASFVEAIEAHPPTRVQGTAVFMTSSQEGVPHALLHNLKHNKVLHERIVLVTVSTEDIPFVPDIDRVQVKQIGQSFFTVQAAYGFKEEPNIDEILDSCSQQNLAFDMMDTSFFLSRETLIPSEMPGMALWREKLFTIMSRNAMRATDFFKIPTNRVVELGTQVEI, from the coding sequence ATGACACAAGGAGGAGTATTTATGCAGGTGGGTGTGCAAAAAGGCAGCCAGGCTGGACTGATCATAGGTGCAATCGGCGTGGTGTACGGCGATATTGGCACCAGCCCCCTTTACACAATGAAGGAGTGCTTCACCGGCCCCCACGCGTTATCACCCACCCCCGGCAACATTCTGGGGGTGTTGTCTTTGATCTTCTGGGCACTGCTGATCATCGTGTCCTTGAAATACGTCGTTTTCATCATGCGAGCGGACAACCAAGGGGAAGGTGGCTCGATGGCCTTGATGGCGCTGGCACAACGTTGCCTGCGTGATGATCAAGGTCGGGCGCGCTGGCTGCTGATGCTGGCTGGCATCTTTGGTACGTCGCTGTTTTTTGGAGATGGCATGATCACCCCGGCGATCTCGGTGCTGTCAGCGGTGGAGGGTCTGGGCGTCATCTCACCGACGCTGCATGGCTACATCATCCCGATCACCTTGGTGGTGTTGGTCATCCTGTTCACCGTGCAGCGGCATGGCACCGCCAGTGTCGGCAAGGCGTTCGGCCCGATCATGGTGATCTGGTTCATCAGCCTAGGCGGCATGGGCTTGGTCAGCATCATCCAGGCACCAGACGTGCTTACGGCGCTGAACCCCTTCTTTGCCATCCATTTCTTTACCTCACACCCCTGGCATTCCTTTGTCACGCTGGGTGCCGTGGTGCTGGCCCTTACTGGTGCCGAGGCTTTATATGCAGACATGGGCCACTTCGGCAAGTCAGCCATCCGCCGTGCATGGTTCTGCTTTGTGCTGCCGGCATTGCTGCTCAATTACTTTGGCCAGGGGGCTTTGTTGATCCATACGCCCGAGGCGGTGCAAAACCCGTTCTATCTGCTGGCACCCAAATGGGCACAGATTCCTTTGGTGGCGCTGGCAACGGCAGCCACGGTAATCGCTTCCCAGGCGGTCATCTCCGGCGCCTTCTCGCTGACCCGCCAGGCGGTGCAGCTGGGCTATCTACCCCGCCTGGAGATCTTGCACACCTCAGAGCGTGAAATTGGCCAGATCTATATCCCCGCAGTCAACTGGCTGTTGTTCGGCATCGTCATCTGCTTGGTGCTGGGCTTCAAATCCTCCAGCAATCTGGCCGCTGCCTACGGCATGACTGCATGTGGCATGATGGTCATCACCACCTGTATGGCCTTCATTGTCGCCCGCCGTGTCTGGGGCTGGAGCAAACCCGCCTTGTTCCTCGCCTTCAGCGGGCTGCTGATCGTAGATCTCACATTCTTTGCCTCCAATGCGTTGAAATTCTTCCAAGGTGGCTGGTTCCCATTCACCATGGGCATGCTGCTGTTCATTCTGCTGACCACCTGGAAGCGGGGGCGGCAGATCCTTGCTGAGCGCCTGTCTGCCGATGCCCTGCCCCTGGCCAGCTTCGTCGAGGCGATTGAGGCACACCCACCGACACGGGTTCAAGGTACAGCGGTGTTCATGACCTCCAGCCAGGAAGGCGTACCGCACGCACTTCTGCACAACCTCAAGCACAACAAGGTGTTGCATGAACGCATCGTATTGGTGACGGTCTCGACTGAGGACATCCCATTCGTACCCGACATCGATCGCGTGCAGGTCAAGCAGATCGGCCAGAGCTTCTTCACCGTCCAGGCTGCCTATGGATTCAAGGAAGAGCCGAATATCGACGAGATCCTGGATTCTTGCAGTCAGCAGAATCTGGCATTCGACATGATGGACACCTCGTTCTTCCTGTCCCGCGAGACGTTGATCCCAAGTGAAATGCCGGGCATGGCACTCTGGCGGGAAAAACTGTTCACCATCATGTCGCGCAATGCCATGCGCGCCACGGATTTCTTCAAGATCCCGACCAATCGTGTCGTTGAGCTAGGGACTCAGGTCGAAATCTGA
- a CDS encoding alkene reductase, producing the protein MKQSVLFSPIRVGAVTLANRIIMAPLTRSRAGQPGDVPRALNVEYYRQRASAGLIITEATQISQQGQGYAWTPGIYTDAQQAGWQSVVEAAHGAGGKIAMQLWHVGRISHHLLQPGQAQPVAPSAIQAPNSMSFVVLPDGTPANVPCDLPRALSTEEIGHIVKQYADSTRRSKQAGFDLVEIHAANGYLLNQFLATGTNQRQDQYGGTIENRARFLLEVVDAAIAEMGADRIGVRLSPWGLFGDIDDTEPAEMALYLADQLNQRKIAYLHFNEPTWTNGPNYPAGFRESIRQAFQGVILYCGGYQADSADKLVSAGVADGVAFGRLYIANPDLVARFAAGAVLNEPDASTFYGGEEQGYTDYPFLTSQAAATV; encoded by the coding sequence ATGAAACAATCTGTCCTGTTCTCTCCGATCCGCGTTGGTGCCGTGACACTGGCCAATCGCATCATCATGGCACCCTTGACCCGCTCGCGTGCTGGCCAGCCTGGTGATGTTCCGCGTGCGCTGAATGTGGAATATTACCGGCAACGCGCCAGTGCTGGTCTGATCATCACCGAAGCTACCCAGATTTCCCAGCAAGGCCAGGGCTATGCCTGGACGCCAGGCATCTATACCGACGCCCAGCAAGCAGGATGGCAATCCGTGGTCGAAGCGGCGCATGGCGCAGGTGGCAAGATTGCCATGCAGTTGTGGCACGTCGGTCGGATCTCACATCATCTGTTGCAACCAGGGCAGGCGCAACCTGTTGCGCCATCAGCCATTCAGGCACCCAACAGCATGAGCTTTGTGGTTCTGCCGGATGGCACCCCGGCAAACGTTCCATGCGATCTACCCAGAGCCTTATCGACGGAGGAGATCGGACATATCGTTAAGCAATACGCCGATTCGACACGCCGATCCAAACAAGCGGGCTTCGACTTGGTAGAAATCCACGCGGCCAATGGCTATCTGCTCAATCAGTTCCTGGCAACCGGCACCAATCAGCGACAAGATCAGTATGGGGGCACCATCGAAAACCGTGCTCGCTTCCTGCTGGAAGTGGTGGATGCGGCCATTGCGGAAATGGGGGCTGATCGGATCGGGGTGCGTTTGTCGCCATGGGGGCTATTTGGTGACATCGACGATACCGAGCCTGCTGAAATGGCCTTGTATCTTGCAGATCAACTCAATCAGCGCAAGATTGCCTACCTGCATTTCAATGAGCCCACCTGGACCAATGGGCCGAATTACCCCGCAGGCTTCCGCGAGTCGATCCGGCAGGCTTTCCAAGGCGTGATTCTCTACTGTGGCGGGTATCAGGCGGATTCCGCAGACAAACTGGTCAGCGCTGGCGTAGCCGATGGCGTGGCCTTTGGGCGCCTGTATATCGCCAACCCGGATCTGGTTGCGCGTTTTGCCGCCGGGGCGGTATTGAATGAACCCGATGCCAGTACCTTCTATGGTGGTGAGGAACAGGGCTATACCGATTACCCATTCCTGACCAGCCAGGCCGCTGCCACGGTCTGA
- a CDS encoding TetR/AcrR family transcriptional regulator: MRTQYADTRDHILSVGESIILGKGFAAVGLSEILTSAEVPKGSFYHYFKSKEQFGVALLQRYFDEYSQQVARLLNDEQLPAAERLMRYWHAWFAKLHHCKGDAQCLAVKLAGEVSDLSEPMREALRLGMESVIHHIGCCIQAGQQDGSIPVSQPAHQLAHVLYQLWLGASLLAKVQKDCQGASQALLATRQLLGRMDMDVRVWEAPACQTN, from the coding sequence ATGAGAACCCAGTATGCGGATACCCGCGATCATATTCTAAGCGTTGGCGAATCGATCATCCTGGGGAAAGGCTTTGCAGCAGTCGGGCTGTCTGAGATCCTGACCTCGGCAGAAGTGCCGAAAGGTTCGTTTTATCATTATTTCAAATCCAAAGAGCAATTTGGGGTGGCACTGTTGCAGCGGTATTTTGACGAATACAGCCAGCAAGTCGCCCGATTGCTGAATGATGAGCAGCTGCCAGCAGCAGAGCGTTTGATGCGCTATTGGCATGCGTGGTTTGCAAAACTGCATCACTGCAAGGGGGATGCGCAGTGCCTCGCCGTCAAGTTGGCGGGCGAGGTGTCCGACCTGTCAGAGCCGATGCGAGAAGCATTGCGCTTGGGCATGGAAAGCGTCATCCACCATATCGGGTGCTGTATCCAGGCAGGGCAGCAGGATGGCTCGATACCTGTTTCACAGCCTGCTCATCAGTTGGCCCATGTGCTGTATCAGTTATGGCTGGGGGCCAGTCTGCTGGCCAAGGTGCAGAAGGACTGCCAGGGCGCCAGTCAGGCTTTGCTGGCAACCCGCCAATTGCTTGGGCGGATGGATATGGATGTCAGGGTCTGGGAGGCACCTGCATGCCAAACCAACTGA
- a CDS encoding transporter substrate-binding domain-containing protein: MKKRYGVMLLGMLLAGAVQAGDWEKIEKKGEIVIGVRDSSPPFGFFDKGRGTVWGYDVEFGQHIAQKLGLKPVFKTVDPADRINVLKDGRVDLVLATLAKTAERMREIEFSLGYFLATQKLLVKKKVGFKDVAQLDSLSVCVPAGSSNAQYLRRLSASVKIDSSQPDTAEVFKAIGEGRCEATCGSEGSLLRNLSKLPNKADFEVPDVPLEVEVYAVGMRKGDKKLVEQVNTALLDLEKSGEAAAIYDRYFGPASPVPVARTFKITK; encoded by the coding sequence ATGAAGAAGCGCTATGGTGTCATGTTGTTGGGGATGTTGCTTGCTGGTGCGGTACAAGCCGGTGATTGGGAAAAGATAGAAAAGAAGGGTGAGATCGTCATTGGGGTGCGGGATAGTTCTCCACCGTTTGGTTTTTTCGACAAGGGGCGGGGCACTGTCTGGGGCTATGATGTTGAATTCGGACAACATATTGCACAGAAGCTGGGTTTGAAGCCGGTGTTCAAGACGGTTGACCCAGCAGATCGGATCAATGTACTGAAAGATGGGCGTGTCGATCTGGTATTGGCGACCCTGGCAAAGACAGCAGAGCGCATGCGCGAGATCGAATTCAGCCTGGGCTACTTCCTGGCTACTCAGAAACTGCTGGTGAAGAAAAAAGTCGGGTTCAAGGATGTCGCTCAGCTCGACAGCCTATCGGTCTGCGTGCCGGCGGGCTCATCCAACGCCCAGTATCTGCGCCGCTTGTCGGCCTCGGTGAAAATCGACAGCTCGCAGCCCGATACGGCAGAGGTGTTCAAAGCCATCGGTGAGGGGCGTTGCGAAGCCACATGTGGCAGTGAAGGCTCGTTGCTGCGGAATCTGTCCAAATTGCCGAATAAGGCGGATTTCGAAGTGCCTGATGTGCCATTGGAAGTAGAAGTCTACGCAGTAGGCATGCGAAAAGGTGACAAGAAGTTGGTCGAGCAGGTCAATACGGCATTGCTGGATCTGGAGAAGTCGGGCGAGGCGGCTGCGATCTATGACCGTTACTTCGGGCCTGCGTCACCTGTGCCGGTCGCACGGACTTTCAAAATCACCAAGTAA
- a CDS encoding universal stress protein, with protein MHKILVAVDGSASALRALDAILARVADLKSGAELHLVNVQYPLHGEVASFIDAAQIKQYHQEEGDRALAEAVQKVAAAGVPYVAKVRVGRPEQSLLEYVKEQGCSEMVLGAQGVGSFSSMLMGSVATKILHVSPCPVLLVR; from the coding sequence ATGCATAAAATTCTAGTGGCGGTCGATGGGTCAGCCAGTGCCTTGAGAGCGCTGGATGCCATTTTGGCCCGTGTGGCAGACTTGAAAAGCGGTGCAGAGCTGCATCTGGTGAATGTGCAATACCCCTTGCACGGCGAGGTGGCCAGTTTCATCGATGCCGCCCAAATCAAACAATATCACCAGGAGGAAGGCGACCGAGCACTTGCCGAGGCTGTGCAGAAGGTGGCCGCCGCCGGCGTGCCTTATGTCGCCAAGGTGCGGGTGGGCCGCCCCGAGCAATCCTTGCTTGAATATGTGAAGGAGCAAGGCTGTAGCGAGATGGTGTTGGGCGCGCAAGGGGTTGGCTCATTCAGCAGCATGCTGATGGGCTCGGTGGCCACCAAGATTTTGCATGTCAGCCCCTGCCCTGTGCTATTGGTCCGCTAA
- a CDS encoding TerC family protein, producing MDITSPQFWMALLQIVAIDVVLGGDNAVVIALACRKLPDELRRKGIFWGVFGAILLRVVLIFFAITLLQIPYLKLAGAAMLLWIGVKLLQPEPEDGGHEIDGGTTLFSAIKTIIIADAVMSLDNVIAIAGASNDSMGLIVFGLALSVPIIVWGSKLVMKLMDRFPVVVVLGGALLGWIAGDMVATDVAFKSLIHDASPLWKWVLCGTGAALVVVIGKWLAARTLKSQGKVAA from the coding sequence ATGGATATCACCTCGCCACAGTTCTGGATGGCGTTGTTGCAGATCGTGGCCATTGACGTTGTATTGGGCGGGGATAATGCCGTCGTGATTGCGTTGGCTTGTCGTAAGCTTCCGGATGAATTGCGCAGAAAGGGTATTTTCTGGGGGGTGTTCGGTGCCATTTTGCTGCGCGTCGTCCTGATTTTCTTTGCCATCACGCTGTTGCAGATCCCTTATCTCAAGCTGGCTGGGGCAGCCATGCTGTTGTGGATCGGTGTCAAATTGCTTCAGCCGGAGCCTGAAGACGGTGGCCATGAGATCGATGGTGGCACGACACTGTTCAGCGCGATCAAGACTATCATCATCGCTGATGCCGTCATGAGCCTGGACAATGTGATCGCGATTGCCGGCGCCTCGAACGACAGCATGGGTCTGATTGTATTTGGCTTGGCATTGAGCGTGCCCATCATCGTATGGGGCAGCAAGCTGGTCATGAAGCTGATGGACCGCTTTCCTGTCGTGGTGGTGTTGGGCGGTGCATTACTGGGCTGGATCGCCGGTGACATGGTGGCGACGGATGTGGCATTCAAATCCTTGATCCACGATGCCTCGCCCTTATGGAAATGGGTGCTGTGTGGAACGGGTGCCGCGTTGGTGGTGGTGATCGGTAAATGGCTGGCCGCCCGTACCCTCAAATCACAAGGCAAGGTCGCTGCTTGA